One stretch of Arachis hypogaea cultivar Tifrunner chromosome 20, arahy.Tifrunner.gnm2.J5K5, whole genome shotgun sequence DNA includes these proteins:
- the LOC112784702 gene encoding zinc finger CCCH domain-containing protein 39 codes for MNFPDNIQTFTMSPTRFASTDAIDVRLRQVPMNNESLDLHSHLDQTPLAKRPRTSMENLNDSPRTMNTANPAGNKGTSHIFYKTRICAKFRLGTCRNGENCNFAHGADDVRQPPPNWQEIVGLRGNDERSSGNWDDDHKIIHKMKLCKKFYNGEECPYGERCSFLHEDPGKFREDSNSARYRDRESSVISIGTTNGSPPKGYGGGDGGGSRCNSSEGCGNNRAVNNGNGGVAGLNVSRGSSKGTYWKTKLCIKWETTGHCPFGGDCHFAHGQAELQAPGGRAEAEVVGAISASTKSAVPNLPNVVSSVHANEVHPSNTASVPPANEDGQGNKSLLKWKGFKKINRIYGDWLDDFPLVHNLPSRVET; via the exons ATGAATTTCCCTGATAATATACAAACATTCACGATGTCACCGACGAGATTCGCATCAACGGATGCCATTGATGTGAGGCTTCGTCAAGTTCCAATGAACAATGAATCATTGGACCTGCATTCGCATTTGGACCAAACCCCTTTGGCCAAGAGGCCAAGAACTTCAATGGAGAACCTCAATGATTCGCCAAGGACGATGAACACGGCAAACCCTGCAGGGAACAAAGGAACGAGCCACATTTTCTACAAAACCAGAATCTGCGCAAAGTTCCGGCTCGGAACCTGTAGGAACGGCGAGAACTGCAACTTTGCGCACGGCGCCGACGATGTGAGGCAGCCACCACCTAACTGGCAAGAAATTGTTGGATTGAGAGGCAATGACGAAAGGTCTTCAGGGAATTGGGATGATGATCACAAGATCATCCATAAGATGAAGCTATGCAAGAAGTTTTACAATGGTGAGGAGTGTCCTTATGGTGAGAGGTGCAGTTTCCTTCAtgaggatcctggaaagttccggGAGGATTCGAATTCTGCGAGATATAGAGATAGGGAGAGCTCAGTAATAAGCATAGGGACTACTAATGGTTCACCGCCAAAGGgatatggtggtggtgatggtggtggctctaggtgTAATAGTTCAGAAGGTTGTGGTAATAATAGGGCTGTGAACAATGGTAATGGTGGTGTGGCTGGGTTGAATGTTTCAAGGGGTTCTTCCAAGGGTACTTATTGGAAGACTAAGCTTTGTATCAAGTGGGAGACTACAGGGCACTGTCCTTTTGGTGGGGACTGTCACTTTGCCCATGGACAAGCAG AGTTGCAAGCTCCTGGTGGACGCGCTGAAGCAGAAGTTGTTGGAGCTATTTCAGCTTCAACAAAGTCTGCCGTTCCAAATTTACCAAATGTTGTATCATCAGTTCATGCCAATGAAGTGCACCCCAGCAACACGGCAAGTGTACCTCCGGCGAATGAAGACGGGCAGGGTAACAAATCTCTGCTCAAGTGGAAAGGATTTAAGAAGATCAATCGGATTTACGGTGATTGGCTCGATGATTTTCCA